The nucleotide sequence TAGGAAGGTCGAAGCCTTGAAAGACTTTTTTGTTCCTAGCGTCCCAGATCTTCCAGAGAACGATTAGGAGCACGAAGGAGCGTATTGAAGTTGGCAATGCAGTTGGTAACCTTGTAGAGAAGAGGTTACAAACAGGCATGAAGCATGGGTGAATGGAGATAGCCTGCCAAATGGCCCGAGCAGCCGGGCAAGTAAAGAACAGGTGCTCACGATCTTCAACCTGGTGAGAACATCTTGGACAAGCTTCTGTATCCAGGATGTTTTTTTTATGCAAGTTCTTCCGGGTGTTGAGTCGGTCGAGGTAGAAGAGCCATCCGAAGATCATAACCTTTTTGGGCACTTTTGAGTCCCAGATGGCGGCGAGCATGGGGTCGGAGAGATGATCCGAGAGAGCCGCATACGCACCCCGGGTCGAGAAGGCGGACCCGTTGAGCAGGCGACGAGTGTCCGGTACCTGCGAGAGAGCGCAATCCTGCAACAAAGAGTTTAGAGAAGCAAGTTCTGCAATCGCAGTAGTGGTTAGCCGATTACGAAGAGCAAGATCGATCCCTTCCTGCATAATTGTAGCTACCAAGGCGTTTTGTTTTGTATGGTGGGAAAAAAGGGCTGGGTAGACTGTAGCCAGAGGTTCTGGCTTCAGCCATCGATCTAACCAGAAGAAGGTGGAGCAGCCATCTCCAACAGTGCACTGGGAAATCTCTCTCAAGCTCTGAAGGTGTTTGAAAATAGTCTTAGCAAGAAAGGAGCTATTCTTGCCAAAGCCAATGTGGAGAGGTGAGTGATGCAGAACCCAATCCTTCCAAGGAAGGGAGGTGGAGTGTAAAAATTTGTAAGCAAATTTCAGCAGTAAACAAAAATTTTGTGCCCGAAGGTTTTTAACACCCAAACCACCTGCATATCTGGGGGTGCATACTTTATCCCAAGCAACCAAGCATTTAGCCCCAGAGCAAGTTTCATCGTTGGACCAGAAAAAAGTGCGTCTACGTTTGTCAATAGCTTCAATAACCTGGATGGGCAGAGAAAAACAAAGCATAAAATACGTGAGGAGACTGTCTAGGACGGCTGAGAGGAGAACTAATTTACCACCTCGCGCGTCAACGGCAGTGAACCTTTGATGTAATTAATTTAGATAGGCTCAGCACACCATCATGAACAGCGACCGATTACTCGAACTTTTCAAGGATTTCTGTTTCTTCTCAATAGAAACCAAACACTGGAAGCTAGCTGCGCCATCTCGTTTGACCATGGCCGGTACGTGATGCCTTATCTTCGCTGAAGAAATTCCAGACCCGAGGGCATTCTTTCTAGAAGCTACAGCCAATGTTAATTAATCAGGCACAAAAGATAGAGCTTGATGTGACCGGACAACGCTCTTACAAAACTTTTGGTGTGTTTCATTTGAACTCTAAGATTACAACATCACGTACATCGCAGCTAAAATAATAGATACTCCTGATTTTGTGATGTGCCGCACACTCTTTTAGCTGTTATTATTTTAGCTAGAAAATAATCGATCTGGCATTTTGTGATATTATTTGAGTAAGACACACTGCTAGATGGATGAGTCAACTGTCAGATTACAAAATGCCCTGAATACGCACACACACATCACTGAGGAATGATCAGATGAATGCCATATAAGCAGAGTCCAAAACACCGGACTCTGTCAGGGGACACGAGTGGCTAGCTAGTGTCCACCGCCGGGCTTCCTGTGGGGGTCGTGCTTGGAGTTGGCTCCTCCGTAGTCGTAGTCCTGAACATCCGTCAGAACTCTCATCCTGCCGTGCATGTGACTCTGCATTTGGAGAGGATAAAGAAGAGTGTCACTCTGAAGTCTGAACTAAACAAACACCATTTGTTAGTATCATGAATGTGAGAAATACCGCAACAGAGTGTAGAAAACAACACCATTCCCTTTCTCTTTGGCACATAGCAGGATGCACTACTTTTGATAGGTGACCACATGTTTGACACAACCCAAATCAACCGTTTCTTTTCGGATTAACAGATGCTACATACCTTTGTCGCTTTGGAGGCATCCCTTTCATGGCTTTCTGCCGTTGAAGTTTCTCCTGCATGCGTTGAGACCACATAAACTAATCAGGCAAGCTCATTGCATATGGACTGGTGAACTGGTAAGAAAACAGCAACAGGGACAGGGGAAAGATGGCGTACCTGAAGGTGCAGTGATCAACAGGGCCATCACCAAGACGAGCATCGCCAGTTTAGCCATCCTATTTGAGTTTCTACTCCTAGCCGTGCTATGACTTTGTTGTCATTCTTACCCTCCCTTGGTGGCAGGAGCTTTGCCCTTCTTATACGCGGGTGAGGAGCATGCATCACAGCTGTAAAAGGGCAACTTTTTTGCAACGGCGCAAATGTTCGGGCCACCATTGATTTGGTCTAGACGACATGATCGAAACAATGTCAACCACTACGGTGCATGCTTGATTTTCCAGCTTCAGAGCTACACAAGCTGGTCGTACGTCCTCGAGAACCATCTTTCGTGTATAATCCTGCAGCGTGAGTGCACCGGCACGATCGAACGGATAAGAGGGTCCTGGCCGGATGCAGTGGTTACATGCATGTGCAGTGCCACTGGTACTCCTAACCTAGTAGCCTACCCGGCCTAGCCAGCTATCCTGATTACAGTGAGGCGTGCGTCTACATGCACTATCATCCTTCTCCATGCGTCCATGAGATGTGTGTCTGTGGGCAAGCTGCCACTACGACCAAAGATGCATGCATGCACAGCACCGCACCTGTGGGATCAATGATGGCCGCCACCTACGTGGCTACGTGGTAGCGGGTAGCAACCTTGTGATGCACCCGGCCGACTCTCTCTTTTACATACCATCTCGCCAACAAACGAGGACGTTGCCACTGCGTGCTTGCTTTGATCGGGGTCTTAACCTAGCTACCCGGTTGAGCCGTCAAGGTGGAGGCAGAAGCGCTGGTCGCTGATTTGGCTCTTAGTCCATGGGTCAGAGCATCTCCAGTCACGCCCCCAACAGGTCCTTTTCATGCGATTTTTTCGTGCCGGCGTCCAAAAATCGACCCAGTCGCGTCCTCGAGAGCCTGTTTTTCGTCGGCTTGGGTCGAAATTTGGTGCCGGCATACCCAGGCCGAACCCGACACGCTGGGAGGCGCCGGGGCGAGCGATTTTGGCGCGAACGAACTCTGGGCCCGCTGAGTCAGCGACACTCGCCTCATCGTCCTCACAACGCCTTGGTTTCCCGCAGGGAATCAATGGCAAgtctgccgccggtcagccttccattgattcctcaagGGCGGCGCGACGACGCCCCCCTGCCACGCGGCGCCCGCCTATAAAAGCAAGCCTCTCCCTTGCCTCTGGCCACACCCACCCACAGCCCCGCCGTCGAACTCTCTGCATCTCTCCGCGCACGCAGCCGCcgagctctgtctctctcccccgTGCCCTCATCTGAGACGATGGTCGAACGATTCCCCGGCGATGGGGCGGCATCCAACGGCTTTGGCCGCCGCTCCCTTCACGAGTGGGAGGCGTTCCTNNNNNNNNNNNNNNNNNNNNNNNNNNNNNNNNNNNNNNNNNNNNNNNNNNNNNNNNNNNNNNNNNNNNNNNNNNNNNNNNNNNNNNNNNNNNNNNNNNNNNNNNNNNNNNNNNNNNNNNNNNNNNNNNNNNNNNNNNNNNNNNNNNNNNNNNNNNNNNNNNNNNNNNNNNNNNNNNNNNNNNNNNNNNNNNNNNNNNNNNNNNNNNNNNNNNNNNNNNNNNNNNNNNNNNNNNNNNNNNNNNNNNNNNNNNNNNNNNNNNNNNNNNNNNNNNNNNNNNNNNNNNNNNNNNNNNNNNNNNNNNNNNNNNNNNNNNNNNNNNNNNNNNNNNNNNNNNNNNNNNNNNNNNNNNNNNNNNNNNNNNNNNNNNNNNNNNNNNNNNNNNNNNNNNNNNNNNNNNNNNNNNNNNNNNNNNNNNNNNNNNNNNNNNNNNNNNNgccgaggtcgaccgcgtgcgggCGTCCCTCACGGACGAGCAGCGGGCCCTCCCACAGTACACCGCCGGCAACCATGAGGcatgggcggcgtacttccagcaCCGGCAGGCGTAGTGGATCGCCTCCACCAACAGGGCGCCGGTGGTCAGAGGTAGCAAGAACAGCGAAGGGCACGCCTCTGGTGGGGCGCTTCACGCCGTCCTCTCCAGCACCTCgagagggcggcaacgacccgcccgTGACCTACCCTCCCGCGCCGGCCCGGATCGGCTACCAGTGGATGCCGAGGAGGACGGCGTCCTCTTCTTCCTACCGTTCCTCCTCGTCGGGGTCGCCGGCACTGCTCAGCGTTAAAGCCGAGCCCGGCGAGGCACCGCTCGGCCGGCGAACACGCATCCCGGGCGCCGGCACTGCTCAACGATggcgggcgcgcctcctcctcggcccctTCCCGGTTCGTCAAGCCGAAGACAGAGCCCGGGCTCGCCGCACTCAAGACGGAGCCGGGCCTCTTCGAGGAGGCGGCCTTGAAATGGGTGCGCGAGGACTGGGCGCAGACGGAGCTAGAGCGCCAGTGCCGCGCCCTAGAGCAGTACTCCGCTTGGAGCCGTGGCCGCAACGTGGGAGGAGTCATCGTCCtcgacgatgacgacggcgacgcgccgccggtccgccagggcgacggcggacaggggtccagcaggggcgacgcgaccgcgtcaaggaggagaaggacgacggtgatggcggcgacgacggcgaggacttCGCCGCGCTCAGCGCGTTCTTCCTGTAGCTAGGCTTTTATTTTTTATGTTTGTTATGTAAAAAAAACTGTTAAGCACCGAAGTTTATGCCCATGCAGAATTATAGCTGAAAGtatgttgattttttttaaaaaaatctcctAGGTTGACCTtggggccggcggctgggaacCCGATCGGTCGCAAGCTGATTTTTTCGCCGGGTCGCCTCCAGGCGGCGAATTTTCGAGCCCCCTGAGggaccaacggctggagatgctcttagcttgAGAGTAGACCATGGCATCAAAGTCAACTATAAGCCGGCCCTATCGCTTGGGAATAAATGCTTTCCTAGCAGCTTGCCAGAGAAAAACGAAGCTTAGAAATTGTAAACGAACCCCTAAAGGCGGATGAAGGCTTAAACCTATTCATCTACCCTATCGCTCGCTTGACTCTTCTTAGAAAAGGACCAGAGGCCAATAACATGGGAGCCAGGGAGGTAGCAATTGGCCATCATTAGGGTTGTGATTAATGGTAATACAGTACTATAATGAATGGATACGTTGAGTACAGTATGGATGGAGATGTGTGAACACACACCATTTTAACATCGTGTGCACCGAAAATAATGGAACATAATATATAGATTTATAAATAGATAGTCACCTAAATAATACTGGAGTATATGTTGGCATGACAAGGAACGAAACTAGAATCACGGTCTCGTCAATCAAAATGGAAAGAAACAATCGGTGGATGAGATTTGAACCAGCTGCACGCCCCGAACATTGGCCTCCGATATGATCGATGCAATCACAACAAATTTTTCGGAGAATCGTCAACATTCAAACGGTCTCCTCTCCTCTCCCGCACAATCTCGTCTAAAACCCCAATCTGCACTACTGATCCTTACCTCTCATATGCCCACTCTTCCACATCCCTCCGTCCATTTCGACCAACCACGCGATAGCCAGCCAGCGATGCCGAAGCAGCCGCTGCAGGCCTCGACCCGTAGTCGCACGCCCGTCATCAAGTACCAGAAGCAAGAGGCGGCCGTCATCACCGGCAAGTCGTCGGTGTCTGACAAGATGAAGAAGGCCAAAAGATCGGCGACGAAGCAGGATGACCTGCACCAAGGCCTAGACCCAAGGCCAACGACTTTGTGTTTGTCAGCAAGCCATTCCCCACCGACGAGCCATGCAGCAAGTGGCCCAGCCGGTAAATATGATGCTCATTTTCTCCCTGCGGATTGCGACATGAATATCCACTAGAACTAATACTCCTACTTCTCTAACATACAAATGGTATTCTTTTCTTACCTGTTTGTGCAGGGAGAAATATACCGTATTACATTGGCAGAATAGTTAAAATTTTCGAGGGCGTGGACGACTGCCGCTACTTCACCTGCCGGCTGTTTTTTCCATCCAAAAGATACAGTGATATCCAAGAAGAAACTCCTCCAAGAACAAACTCACGACCCGAGGCATGTGTTCCTGTCCGATGAAAGGAATGACAATGAACTTGTTGCATTGTGTTGAAGGTCAATATCGTCAAGTCAATCCAAAGTTAGGAATCTGTGATGCCTGCCTCATTCATATATTTTCTCATTTTCTATACACTTTGTTGCAGCTCGACCCAGAAGCCAAAGCTTGACTGGCGGGGGACATATATTTTGACATGATATATAGCACCCCCCACTCTACTTTTGCAAGTATCACAAGGTAATTGTTGTACCAATTACCAGCTCTCAATCTTGGCTATACTTTGTGTGCTATTATGTGAACTAATTTTATACTGACATGCGCTTTGCTTTGGATATTTTGAGTGAATCCATTTAACTATGGGCTTTGAAGATTTTTAAAATACATGTAAAACTATTTTGCCACGAAGTTCGTCGATCATAATCATGTTGAAATCTGAAATTTAGTGTCCACCTACAACTTGTACTCATAAATTCAAATATAAGACCTAGGTTTTTTTGGTAATCAAAGATTTGACTTGATTGTAGATAATAATGAGAATTCTAGGATCACGTCTAATGGTGATTCTGATTTGAAGGTTGACTCTGCATCGACAAAAGCTACACTTCTCGACCTTTATTAAGGTTGATGGAATGTCCACCGGCTTGTGCCTGGATGCAGTAATAGTTGGTCTTCAACTCCAAACAATATAATTCTACCTTACTTGTTTAAAAGTATAATTTAGTGATTTCTCTTCAATACCATGTCTATATATGATATACTTTTTAAAATATTTGTAGCGATGGGTTGTTGATCTTAATAGCTATGCATGCGAGAGCTTCAAGTCCAATAATCCAAGCACGGCGGTATGGAACAATGCATCTTATACTTCCTTATACTGTATAAATCCTCCCTTTAGTCTACCGAATATAAAATGGTTTTTGGTTTTTAATATAGGTTCACAACAAAAAAGCGGAGGATTTTTTAGATTTGCTTAAGGAATGAGATCTCCTATGCGACACTTATAGGAAATCCCAATCCTTAAGCAAAGCTAGAAAATCCTCCGCATTTTCATTACAAAACTATATTAAAAAACAAAATATAATTTATATTCGATAGACTAGAGAGAGCACTTAGAAAAAAATAAGGAAGTATAAGATGCATTGGGACATACCTCCTTGCTTGGACTATTGAACTTGAAGCTCTTGCGTACAGAGCTATTAAGATCAATAGCGCATTGccacaaatatttttttaaaagtaTATGATACATATACATGGTATTGAAGAGAAATCACTAACTTATACTTTTAAAATAAAATATAGTTATACTGTTTGGAGTTGAAGGTCAGTTATTGCTGCACCCAGGCACAAGCCGGTGGACATTCCACCACAAACTGAATAAAGGTCGAGAAATGTCGCTTTTGTCGATGGAGAGTCTACCTATCAGCATCACCATCAGTTGTGATCCCACAATTCTCATTATTATCCACAACCAAGTCAAATCTTTTATTACCAAAAAGGCTCGGGTCTTCCTAAAAAAGACTTAGGTTTTATATTTGAATTTACGGTTACAAGTTGTAGGTGGACACTAAATTTCAGACTTCAACATGATTATGATCGACCACACTGAACTTAGTGGCAAAATAGTTTCACATGTATTTTAAAAAATCTTCAAAGCCCGGTAGTTAATTTTGAAAAATCTAATATATTtacaaaaaattactcaaaaaatTCAAAGGAGAGCGCCTGTCAGTATGTACTTAGTTTGCATAATAGCACCGTTATATTGTGCAAACCAAGCCAAGGTTTGGAGTTGGGAATTAGTCAGCAATTAACTTGTCTGATATTTGCAAAAGTGGAGTAGGGGACGCTATATGTCATGTCAAAATATAGGTCACCATCAGCCCGCAGTCAAGCCTTGCCTTCTAGATGAGTTGCAGCAAGGTGTGTAAGAAAAATGAGAAAATATAGATGAGTGAGGCAGGCATCACATATTCCCACCCTTGGATCGACCTGGACGATACTGACTTTCGACACAATGCAGTCAAGTTCATTTTCGTTTCTTTCGTCGTACAAGAACACATGCCTCGGGTCATGTGTATGGTCCTGGAGGAGTTTCTCCTTGGATATCATTGTATCTTCTGGACGGAAAAACCACCAGCTGAAGTAGCTGCCGTCATCCACGCCCTCAAAGAACTTGACTATTCCGCCAATGTAATCCGGCAGATTCACACAAACGGGTAagaaaataataatatgtgtaAGTTAGAGAAGTATAAATCAAAAAATGCACGCGGGCATTCTTTTGGGCTGGTTTTGACAAAGTCCATGAAGGCAAGTGCCTAGTTGCCTGGTCATCTATTTGCAGAGCGACCATCCTTACAAACTTGGTGTTTACGACCTTCAGCTGCAGGGCATTGCCTCCGAGTCTGATAGGAGTGGATCATTAGACCCTGGAAGACCATGACAGGGACTTCTGTCATTCTCTGATGACACTGTTAGGGGAGTTTTTGACAGTCTGGTCTCAATCCCTATTGAAGATAGCCAGTTAGCGCTTTAAAGATAGATGGGTCGATGGGGACTCTGTGACGAATCTTGCATCGCTATGGTCCACGCCCTCAAAGAACTTGACTATTCTACCAATGTAATCCTGATTCACACAAACGTGTAAGAAAAGAATAATATTTGTAAGTTAGAGAAGTAGAAATCAATAAATGGATGTGGGCATTCTTTTGGGCTGGTTCTGACAAAATCCATGGAGGCAAGTGCCTGGTTGCCTGGTCATCCGTTTGTAGAGCGACCAGCCTCACAAACTTGGTGTTCATGACCTTCAGCTATTGGGCATTGCCCTTCCGAGTCTGATGGGAGTGGCTCAAGGGATCAGACCCTGGGAGACCATGGCAAGGACTTCCGTTATTCTGATGACACTACTAGGGGAGTTTTTGACAGCCTGGTCTCAATCCAGGTTAGAGATAGCAAGTCAtcggtttttttttcaaaaatacatGGATCGATGGGACCTCTGTGACAAATCTTGCACCGCTAGTGGTTGACAAGTTTGCTACCCAATACAAAAACAAGCTCACGGTATGGGAAGCACTAACAAACATGCGGTCGATCTTGGATGTTGGAGCTGATCTTTTGCCTGAGGGGCTCGATCAATTTCATAGACTAGGCAAATGCATGTGCGCTGCCTAGTGGGCAATAAAATATACAGTGTGGAACGACTAATCAAATGCAATCCTACCCAACAAAAACTATTGTATACAGTTAACAAATCTGAACGGGACTCGGTGCAACAACAAGTATCACCGAACTTTCTTAACTATGAATATGAGGCATGCAAACTTTATGAAATCACAGTGCAAATCAAATGTTAGGAAAGACCGTAGGACAGTGCTTACCTTGACGATTATTGTAGTTCAACAATCCACCATTAAACCGAACATCTACTGTGGCATCTCATGGTTTGTGCTTTGTGACAATACAACAAAACATTGGTTTGGTTCACGCGGCTGGAAATGCATATGTCAATCCAAACAAGGGGGACTAATCTAGGCATGTAAGCAAAAAGAAAAAGCAAACCAAATCCCATCATAATACACTCACTACCATTCCCCAAAACTGAAATAAACTAAAATAAACGAAATGCCATGCCTTTTGTCAAAAATGCCATCCCCCAAACACTAAAACTGCCAGCCACGCCATTCGCAAATGCCATCCCCCAAACACTAAAACTGCCAGCCACGCCATTCGCAAATGTCATCCTGGCCAGTGAACAGTCAGTGGCTATTGCAGTCCCTACAAAACTTGAGATGAATAGCTAATCCGGCAAGACATTTTTTTTAGGGAAACGTTTCCAGCCGGGGCACCGGCGGAACGTTTCGGCCGGCCGCGTGACACGCTGGCTTTACATCTCCACGCAAAACAGCCCCGCACGAGACGCGTGTTGTGGTGGGTCCGTGTGAACCGCTTTTTCCTTGTATCTTATCTCATTTCATCCCCTCGTTTTTCTGGCCACACAACGCTTTGTATCTTATCTCTTCCCATTTCCTTCGTTCCCCTGGCCACACACCGCCGCAGCACTTGTTCTTCCACCTACAGCCTAGCGCATGCACCAGCGATGGGTGTGGCCGATGCTATAAGCAAGGCGGCCGCTGGCGGATTTCGGCGCGAAGGTGCGGCAGCCGTTGGGGCGTCAGAGCTGCAACCACGTTGCCGGAGATGCCATCACCGGTGGCGGTGGGTGCTACAACCCCCTGTCGGTGGAGCTGCATCCATCGGCATCTGGCAAAGAGAGCTGCAACTGTTCACTGTGGCCGCCGCATGTCTCTGACCATGGCATGGCTCGAGTTTTTTTTGTTGGAACCACCTCTAATTTTTGCTACCAGTGTCTTCGGTTTTTGTTGGAACCAATCCAGATTCTGCTCCCAtgtttgtttttgctggaaccagtgtaCTAGTTTGTTACCACCGTCTTCGTATTTTGCTGAAACAAAGCAAATTTTGCTGCCATGTTTTTTTGCTGGaatcatttttgtatcatttttgCTACAACGGTTTTGAGTTTTGCTACTGCCGACACTTTCTTTTGTTACATTCTTTTTGATGAGGTTGTCGAGACCCCTTGACTATGTGTTTTTCCTgtcttttttgctacaaccatattTTGTTTTTGCTGGAACTGAAGACATTTTTTGCTACATCCACCCACAGCGGTGTTGCTCAACGGCGGCGATggcttttattattattatttttgctggaaccatcctAAAAATTGCTACCACTGTATcttgattttgctggaaccggcatttTTTCGCTTCGGTGTCGGCGGTGAAGGCGGGTGGTGTTTTGGTTCGCCGGCGACGGTGAGGCTGCGAGCGCCGGCGACGAGCAAGGGCAGCGGTGCTCCAAGCGAGAGCAGCGCGGGCCAGCATGCGGGATCCCGCAAGCGGCAGCGGTGTTTGCTTTTTTCTCCTTTTATTTCCTGTGGGGGAGGATGACGATAAGAGATGCGGGGCAGATCTGACGGTTACGCGTGTCCAGATCGAGCGGCTCTGGTTTGACCGGTCGAAACGctgcgccggtgcgccggcgcagagtACTGCCCTTTTTTTTATGGTGAGCATCAAGTACATTAGCAAATAGCATCGGGAACACTAAAAAGTATGTGCCTGAATAATAATTTGACACTTACGCGTGAAAATAGTCCACCATGGATAGAAAGCAAGTGCGTGCATGTCATTCCCAAAATCCAGTTCCCATCATACGTAACATCCAAATACATAATTGGTGATCCAAACCCGTGGAACAATATCTTCTCCATCCGCATTGAACTCTTATTTCAGGCACATCATAGAACCATCAGAGTACTTGCAAAGCATTGGAAGCTGGTGTCAATCCATTAGTAATGATACATTATCAATAAAATATCATAagaatgtcatcaacataaacttcga is from Triticum aestivum cultivar Chinese Spring chromosome 1B, IWGSC CS RefSeq v2.1, whole genome shotgun sequence and encodes:
- the LOC123097316 gene encoding uncharacterized protein; its protein translation is MAKLAMLVLVMALLITAPSGETSTAESHERDASKATKMQSHMHGRMRVLTDVQDYDYGGANSKHDPHRKPGGGH